Sequence from the Gloeocapsopsis dulcis genome:
ATGGTGTTTGGTCAGTCGCATTTCATCCGCAAGGTAAAATCTTAGCAAGTGCCAGCGATGACTACACAGTAAAATTATGGGATGTTGACACAGGCGAATGTTTGCAAACTTTGCAAGGGCATACTAATGGTGTTTGGTCTATTGCATTTAGTCCAGATGGAAAACTCTTAGCAAGTGCCAGCGATGACAAAACATTGAAACTTTGGGATGTTTATACTGGCAATTGTTTACAAACATTAGAAGGGCATAGCGATCGCGTCACATCAGTGAGCTTTCATCCCCAAGGTAACATCCTCGCTAGTGGCGAACAAGAAGAAAAGATTAAACTTTGGGATCTACATACAGGCAAGTGCATTGCAACAATCCGCAGCGATCGCCCCTATGAAGGAATGAATATTACAGGTGTGACAGGCTTAACTGATGCTCAAATCGCAATGCTTAAAGCACTTGGTGCGACAGAAGAAGCAGAGGGCTACAAAGGGGTCAGGAATGCAGAGGGGATGGTATGACATGCCTAAGACTTAAGCTTAATTAACCTCAAGATTTTTAAGTAATTTCACGGCGGTAGTCATGATTTTTTATCAATTAAAATATAGGCTACACATTTTGTTACGTTGAAGCCCTTGATGGACCAGCGTTAGTTTGGAGAAATGCGTCAAAACTGATCTGTAGTAGTCAATTGCTAAGTTGAATATTTTGGACTTATTATTTGATTTTTTACTTTATTAAAAGATTAGTTTAATCAATAAATAGAACATGAGCATAATTGCAAAATTGCGTCGTCCTAGCCTTCAGTTATACTCATTTTTGTCGCGTTTTTCACTGTTGAAAAGCTACAAGATGAAAATTATGGTTGTTGCCTTTGTTGGCACTCATATACCTCTTTTAACTTTACTTGTATATTTTATTAGCACTGCATCCTTGCCTTATCAATTAAAGCTGCACATTATTATTATTGCTCTATTAGCTACTTTAATAGGTACAGCACTAACGCTCTATGCACTGCACAATTTACTCGCACCAATATCGCTCACCTTTTTAGGATTAAGAAAATACTTACTCCACAAACAATTGCCAAACTTGCCTACAGAATTTACCGATGAAGCAGGAGTTCTTATGGCAGATGCAGTGCATACAATTAAGAAACTCGATCAAGTGATTAATTACATGGCAAGCTATGACAACTTGACAGGCTTGCCAAACCGAGATTTATTTCGCGATCGCCTGCAACAGGCTGTATTACAAGCCCAAAATAACCACCAGACGTTAGCAGTAATGTTCCTCAGCTTGAATCGTCTCAAAAGAATTAATGATACTTTGGGATATCAGGCTGGTGATGTGCTTTTGAGAAGTGCAGCTCAAAGATTCGCTAGTTGCATGAGTGACAACAACATTTTGGCACGTATTGGTAGTAACACATTTGCAATTGTGCAAACTCATTTTCGCACTGTTGACGATATTGTTAGCTTGGCTGAAAAAATTTGCAGCACAGTTGCTAAGCCGTTCGCAATTGATAGTCATGAAATTACTACTGATGCTAGTGTAGGGATCGCGATTTACCCTAATGACACGACAAATATCGATTACCTTGTCGCGTATGCAGATACGGCAATGCATCAAGCGCAAAAACAAGGGTTAAATAACTATCATTTTTATTCAGCCAATCTCAACAGTAGTTTGCAAGAACGGCTAGCTTTAGAAAATGAACTTTATCATGCGCTGGATCGCGACGAATTCTTGCTACATTACCAACCCCAAGTTTCTTTGCACAGTGGACGCATAATTGGTGTAGAAACTCTCCTGCGCTGGCAAAATCCGGCAAGAGGATTAGTCTCTCCTGCAAAATTTATTCCCATTGCTGAAGAAACAGGTTTAATTGTTCCGATTGGTGAATGGGTTCTCCGTACAGCCTGCACTCAAAGCCTTGCATGGCAAGCACAAGGATTTTCCGCTTTGAAAATTGCAGTTAATTTATCAGCGCGTCAATTTAAGCAACAAAACCTTGTCGAAACAGTGACTCAAGTCTTAAATGCAACAGGTCTAGATCCACATTATCTTGAACTTGAATTAACCGAAAGCTTGATGATAGATAACATCCAACAATCTATAAACATCATGCGACAATTACACAATATGGGAATTGTACTTTCGGTCGATGACTTTGGAACAGGTTACTCTTCTTTAAACTACCTCAAACGATTTCCGATTCATACTCTTAAAATTGACCAGTCTTTTGTGCATGACTTGGTAGTAGACTCGGACGATGCAGCGATCGTTGATGCAATTATTTCTCTAGCTCATAGTCTTAACTTAAATGTCATTGCTGAAGGTGTCGAAAGTCAAGAACAGTTAAACTACTTACAAAATAAGGGTTGCGATGAAATACAGGGTTACTATTTTAGCCGTCCACTCCCTGCTAATACACTTACCCAACTATTAGAAGAAGGCAAAACCTTAAGTAACATCAACCCATTGTGCATCACTTGAACTTGAGGCTCTTATAAGCCTAAATCAACTGCTACACGGTGCGCACAGGCAAATCCTGAAAATGCTACTGCGTTTAAACCTTGTCCAGGAAAGGTACTATCCCCAACACAGTAAAGTCCAGGAATCGCAGTACGATTGAAGGGCATTCCTAACAATCCCCGTAACCTACGTTGAGGTATAGGTCCATATGTACCGTCATCGCGATTGAGAAAACGTCGATGGGTGCGTGGTGTTCCTACTTCCATGTAATCTAATCCCGCATCCAACCCAGGAAAAATTTTTTCTAGTCGTTCAATAACACGTCCTGCTGCAGCTTCTTTCCTTTGTTCGTACTCACGTGACGAAAGTGTTTGCCAATCATCTACCCAACTTGGTGTAAAGGCGTGGACAATGTTATAACCAGCAGGTGCTAAATCAGGATCGAGTAAAGTCGGAATGGAAACAAAAAGTGTGCCTTCAGAATCTGTCATATTTTGCCAATCTTCTAGCACAATATGGTGACATTCAGTACCAATAGGTAATACATCAGCTTGCACGCCCAAATGTAAACTTAAGAAACTAGGAGATTTTTGATACCTTTGCTGCCATTTACGTTCTGCCCTTGGCATTTTGCTTACAGGAAGTAACTTTTCAAACGTATCCCAGCGGGTCGCATTAGAGATAACTCGCTTAGCGTAGTAAGTCTTGCCCGAAGCTAACTCAACACCAACAGCGCGATCGCCATCAAGTAAAATCTGACTAACCCGTGCTTTGTATTGAATTTCTCCACCTGCTTTTTCTAATCCTGCCACCAATTTTTGGGCGATTTGACCTACACCACCCTTGGGGTAATTGATTCCGCCGTAATGCCGATCGGAAAACACCATTCCTGCGTTGATCATGGGAGTTAAATCTGCAGGAACCACTGACCAGCAGTAGCACTCTATGTCTATAAATTGGAGTAATTCTGGATCTTTAATATAGCGCCGCGCTATGTCTCCAACATTTTGTGGTAAATACTTGACGAGTCCCAAGCAAGCAAGGGGATGCTGAAAAAATACTCGCGCTAAATACTGAGGTTCTTCCAGCGATAATAACTCCATAGAGTTGAGACAGTTGAAAACTTTCCAGCACTCGTCATAGAATTGACGAATTCCTTGTCTCTCATGCGGAAAGATATCCCCTAGCTTTTGCAAAAATTTCTCATAATTTTTGTGGACCTTCAGATCAATGCCCTTAGGCAAATGATAGTGAATTTGCACAGGGTCAGAAATTGTTTCTAGTTTGACATTAACGGCTTCTAGAGCTTTTGTGAGGAGGTTAGTTGTGCCTTGAGTTCCAAAGCCAAAAATCATCGAAGCCCCAACATCAAAGCGATAGCCTTCTCTCTCAAAGTATCCTGAACTACCACCAGGAATCGTATAGCTTTCAAGAACGAGAACCTTTGCACCCTTTGCTGCTAGCTGAGTTGCTGTCACTAGCCCCCCAATACCAGAACCGATAATAATGGCGTCGAAGCACAGGTAAGTATTTGAATGCGATCGCAAGGAGTTAGCAAGCATGAAAATAGTAGGTTACAAGAATTCTCGAAGTATAGTGTAGCGCTTCTTGCGATCGCTAAGCACTAACTGCCAAGGGTTTATCCTCAAAAAAAATAGGGATCAGTCTGCTACTGCTGACCAACCCCGTCTGCCGATCTTTAAAGAGAGGAGAACACTGAAGTCAATATAAACTTGATTGATAAATCTTGTCAATAGCTAATGAAAATAATTTTCAACAGACTGTAAAAACTATCCGATTGAATTGGTAATCAACGTAACTCAAAGACTAGGAATGCCAGATAACAGCCTGCCAAGCCGCATTGGAAGAGAGTATGATGATGCAGACCAGTAATCAGATGAGACTATGACGCTGCAGTTGCGTGTTTATGTTCCACCCCACCCCTTAATTCAGCATTGGCTAGGCGTTGCTCGTGATGCTGCTACGCCTTCAGTCCTTTTCAAAAGTGCTATGACAGAACTAGGGCGCTGGTTAACTTATGAAGCAGTGAGAGACTGGCTACCAACGCAAGACGTAACTATAGATAGTCCCTTAGCGACTGCGCCGGCAACTTTAATTAATCCTGAAGTACCAATCGCTGTTGTCCCTATCTTACGCGCAGGCTTAGCTTTACTAGAAGGGGCACAAACCCTGCTACCTTTAGCATCAGTCTATCACTTGGGCTTAGTCCGCGACGAGAAAACACTAGAAGCAAGTTGCTACCTAAATAAACTCCCCGAACGGTTTGCCCCAGAGACACGAGTTTTAATCACTGAGCCAATGTTAGCAACAGGTGGCTCGATTATGATGACGTTAGCAGAATTAGAAAAAAGAGGAGTCGATCCAAGTTTGACGCGGATTATCTCAGTTGTTGTTGCTCCTCCGGCACTGCAAAAAATAGGTGGGGCTTATCCAGGATTAGTGATTTATACAGCCACGATTGATGAACTGGTTAACGAAGACGGGTTTATTGTTCCTGGTTTAGGAGATGCGGGCGATCGCACTTTTGGTACTTAAGGTTAACCTCAACCCTAGGCAATAAGCTTGAACGCCTACCATTTAAATAAGATGAATCAAGCAGCTGAAGTGCAACGATAGTTATTTGATCAAGTCTACAATCATGTTAATTGGGAGAAAATCAATAACAAGCAAGCGTATTCCCAGAAGGCGGTAACTAATATGAATCAGCGTGATGGCTTTGCCAGTGGGTTTCTGACTGGCACAATTGTTGGAGGTATTGTAGGTGGTGTTATCGGAGCTTTGCTAGCTTCTCAAAATGCTAATTATGAGGCAACAGGAGATCTTCCCGAAAAGCGCAACTCAAAATTATCTGACAATAATAGACTGAAGAGACGCCAACTCAAAACCGCATACTCCGATCAAAGTATTGAAACTGCACGACGCAGTCTAGAAGACAAAATTGCTCAACTCAACGAAACGATTGATGAAGTTCGGTTGACACTCGGACAAGTTAACGGCAATCAACCCGATAGCGAGCGATCGCTGTCTCAGGATTCCTAGCACATGACCTGCAATTAATGTCAATGACTTCTCAGATCTTTCTTGTTAAAGATCCCAAAAGTGCTAATATCGGCTAAATTAAAATCATTCTTGGTTTAAATGCAATTTAGTAATTAACTTCCTATCTATGAGTTCCATTTACTTACTGACAAGTACACTAGTTACATTCATCACCATTTACACATATATCTTGATCATTCGGGTGCTGCTAACTTGGTTCCCTAACATTGATTGGTATTCTCAACCTTTTGCGGCAATTAGCCAAATTACCGACCCATATTTAAATCTATTTCGCTCGTTCATTCCTCCTTTAGGAGGAATTGATATCTCACCGATTTTGGCTATTTTACTTTTGCAAGTAGCAGGTGGTCTGATCGGTGGATTACCAGGAGCCTTTGCTTACTACTAAAAAGTAATCTGGCTTACCGTCGGACTTGACCACTAAAACCGGCTGCTTTAAACTGCTTTAACCTTAAAGGAGTAGGCTGATTAGCCGGTACAGAAATCCTTAGCTCAAAATCGCTGATACCTGGCGGAACTTCGGCAATAGAACCCAATCGAGTACGATTTTGCATGACGGGTTCGTTATTGGCGTCGTAGATTCTGCCAAAAATATCAGCATCATAGACTGGTTTGTTAGAAGCATTCTCGGCTTTACCAGTTACAATAAAGCAGTTTGCTGCCATTGTACTCCCACTTGTTACTGCTCCTTCGGCGAGTGCTTCAGAACAATCATGATAAGTGACATTAGACAGTTTAATCTGGGTGAGTGCTAACGCTGGGGGACTCCATAAACAAGTTATCAGCACAATGAAGCAAGTGACGAGAATAACAGTAAAACCGCGATACATAGACAAAGACACAAAAAAGTAGTTGTTACCAACCTCAGCTTAAGCTGAGTTTTTTACAGGGACAAGCATTTTTAGAAGTTTTGTATTCAACTTTATATCGTAAAATAGGGAATCGAGACTTAACTTGCTATGAACCCTGCGGAGATTGAAGCAACCCTGCAAGCAGCATTTGACAACTGTGAAGCAGCTGGCTGCGCTCTCACACAGCAACAAAAGGAAATTCTAATTCAAGCGATCGCCCAAAATCAGCAAATTTCACTCGAAAATATAGATAGTGCTTCTCCGAACCCGCTTTTAGAACTCACAACAGAGGAACGTCGTAGCTTTTGGGAATTTATTAAAGAACAGCAACAGCAAGAGCGTGATTGGAAAATTCAACTGTTAAATGATTGGTTACTCAGTCGCGACTCTGGAAAAGTGCAGTTTATTCGCGATCGCTATGGTTTGCAATGGTTAAATCGCATCAAACCTATTCACATTGCAGAATACGCGGAAAATGAGGTAGAGGAAGCTTTAAGTCTTAAAGTCGGCGATCGCATTGAAGTCTCAAATGGCTTATGGGAATGGGTACAAGAAACTGGTCCTTGTCAACGAGAATGGTATAGCTGTACCGTACTTCAAATTAAAGAAGCATATGATGAAAACAACACCACAACAAGCTGTATTGTTCGCTTGAGTAATGGTGCAGAATACGAAATTCAAGGTGTATATAGCTGGAACCGTTATAATTGGCGTTGGGCAGAAGATTGAGCTTGGCGAATAAATTCGCTGCTAAATAAACAAAGTCCACCTCTATGAAGTTTTGAATTTTGAATTTTGAGTTTTGAATTGAATAAAATAACTCATAACTCAACACTCTCTTAAGCTCAACACTTAAAACTTGGTTTGGGTAGCCCCGACTTTAGTCGCAGGGCATCTCCGATGCACGCACATAGATCTATTTCCTAAGTTGCTCTTGTAAAGCCTGGCGCATAACTTCTATTGGTACTGGCTGCTGCAACCAGATTTTGAGCGCAGCTGCACCTTGTTGAACGAGCATTTCCAGTCCATCTATTGTCATCGCACCTTGTTTTTTTGCTTGCAGGAGAAACTTGGTAGGACGCGGAGTGTAGATTAAGTCATAAACAATTGCTGCTGAAGGCAAGAGCATCATTTCTGTAACACTTAATGGCGATGCTTCAGTGTACGGATGCATTCCGATAGGAGTCGTGTTTACTAATAAGGTTGCTTGAGGAATTAACTGTGGTAGTTTATCCCAGGAATGGACTTGCAGTTTGCTGCTAATATCCGCATCATTCCAACTAGCATAAAATTGTTGTAGCTTCTGCGAATTGCGACCGATCGCATGAATTGTTGCACAACCTAATTTAGTGCAAGCTGCTACTACTGCTCTAGCGGCTCCGCCATTACCTAAAATAACCACTACAGCACTGCTCCAATCGCGCTCTAAGTTTTGTAAAGGAGCTAGAAAACCTTCAACATCAGTGTTAGTACCTACCCACTTATTATGCTGACGCCATACGGTATTGACAGCGCCCACGGCTTGAGCCACAGCAGAAACTTCTGACAGCAAAGGTAATATTGCTTGCTTGTAAGGAATCGTTACGTTAAAGCCTTTGAGATCAATCGCTGCAAACCCAGCAACTGCTATTGTTAAAGCTTCTGGTTTAACTGGTAAAGGTAGATAAACATAATCTAGTCCTAAATGCGCGATCGCAGCGTTATGCATTACCGGAGACAGCGAGTGTTCCACTGGATGCCCAACAACGCCAAGTAGTTGTGTTTTACCTGTAATCACTTGTATCTAGAAAAGCAAATATAACCTGTCTACTTACATAGATTACATGGTTATCCTCCACGTTAAAATTATTAAAGTAACTTAACATTTATTGAAATTATGCAGGTGACATCAGCTGCTACTACCTCAATTCCTGGCAAATATTGGCAGTGGAGAGGGCAGTCGATTTATTATGTACGCGCCGGACAAACTTCACAGCATCCACCAATACTATTAATACATGGATTTGGTGCTTCAACCGACCACTGGCGAAAAAACGTTGCTGGGCTGTCGCGTGATTTTGAAGTATGGGCAGTTGATTTATTAGGTTTTGGGCGTTCTGCTAAGCCAAAGTGGCAATACAGCGGAGATTTATGGCGCGATCAGTTGTACGACTTTATTCAGGAAGTCATTGGTCAGCCAGTTGTGTTAGCTGGTAACTCTTTGGGTGGGTATACGAGTTTGTGTGTTGCTGCCCAGCGAAAAGATGCAGCTGCAGGATTAGTTTTATTAAATAGTGCAGGTCCTTTTAACGAAGATCAACCTACAGCAGAATCAGAAGCAGTCCAATCAGAAATTCAACCACCAAAACAGTCTGATTTTACGCAGAGGTTTTTGCAAGAGTCGGCAAAATGGTTTTTTCAGCAACCATTAGGACGTTTCTTGCTGTTTCAGTACATCCGTCAACCTTGGGTTATTCGGCAAACTTTGGAAAAGGTGTACCTTGATAAAAGTGCGATTACAGACCAATTAGTAGAAGACATTTATCGTCCTGCTTGCGATCCTGGCGCTATTGATGTCTTTGCCTCTATATTTAGTACTCCTCAAGGGGAAAAAGTTGATACACTGCTACGACAGTTGGATTGTCCCTTACTGCTATTATGGGGAGAAGCTGATCCTTGGATGAATGCTAGAGAAAGATCGCCTAAGTTTCGCAAGTATTATCCAG
This genomic interval carries:
- a CDS encoding YggT family protein, whose product is MSSIYLLTSTLVTFITIYTYILIIRVLLTWFPNIDWYSQPFAAISQITDPYLNLFRSFIPPLGGIDISPILAILLLQVAGGLIGGLPGAFAYY
- the upp gene encoding uracil phosphoribosyltransferase, whose product is MTLQLRVYVPPHPLIQHWLGVARDAATPSVLFKSAMTELGRWLTYEAVRDWLPTQDVTIDSPLATAPATLINPEVPIAVVPILRAGLALLEGAQTLLPLASVYHLGLVRDEKTLEASCYLNKLPERFAPETRVLITEPMLATGGSIMMTLAELEKRGVDPSLTRIISVVVAPPALQKIGGAYPGLVIYTATIDELVNEDGFIVPGLGDAGDRTFGT
- a CDS encoding shikimate dehydrogenase; this encodes MQVITGKTQLLGVVGHPVEHSLSPVMHNAAIAHLGLDYVYLPLPVKPEALTIAVAGFAAIDLKGFNVTIPYKQAILPLLSEVSAVAQAVGAVNTVWRQHNKWVGTNTDVEGFLAPLQNLERDWSSAVVVILGNGGAARAVVAACTKLGCATIHAIGRNSQKLQQFYASWNDADISSKLQVHSWDKLPQLIPQATLLVNTTPIGMHPYTEASPLSVTEMMLLPSAAIVYDLIYTPRPTKFLLQAKKQGAMTIDGLEMLVQQGAAALKIWLQQPVPIEVMRQALQEQLRK
- a CDS encoding putative bifunctional diguanylate cyclase/phosphodiesterase, which gives rise to MSIIAKLRRPSLQLYSFLSRFSLLKSYKMKIMVVAFVGTHIPLLTLLVYFISTASLPYQLKLHIIIIALLATLIGTALTLYALHNLLAPISLTFLGLRKYLLHKQLPNLPTEFTDEAGVLMADAVHTIKKLDQVINYMASYDNLTGLPNRDLFRDRLQQAVLQAQNNHQTLAVMFLSLNRLKRINDTLGYQAGDVLLRSAAQRFASCMSDNNILARIGSNTFAIVQTHFRTVDDIVSLAEKICSTVAKPFAIDSHEITTDASVGIAIYPNDTTNIDYLVAYADTAMHQAQKQGLNNYHFYSANLNSSLQERLALENELYHALDRDEFLLHYQPQVSLHSGRIIGVETLLRWQNPARGLVSPAKFIPIAEETGLIVPIGEWVLRTACTQSLAWQAQGFSALKIAVNLSARQFKQQNLVETVTQVLNATGLDPHYLELELTESLMIDNIQQSINIMRQLHNMGIVLSVDDFGTGYSSLNYLKRFPIHTLKIDQSFVHDLVVDSDDAAIVDAIISLAHSLNLNVIAEGVESQEQLNYLQNKGCDEIQGYYFSRPLPANTLTQLLEEGKTLSNINPLCIT
- the crtH gene encoding carotenoid isomerase, which produces MLANSLRSHSNTYLCFDAIIIGSGIGGLVTATQLAAKGAKVLVLESYTIPGGSSGYFEREGYRFDVGASMIFGFGTQGTTNLLTKALEAVNVKLETISDPVQIHYHLPKGIDLKVHKNYEKFLQKLGDIFPHERQGIRQFYDECWKVFNCLNSMELLSLEEPQYLARVFFQHPLACLGLVKYLPQNVGDIARRYIKDPELLQFIDIECYCWSVVPADLTPMINAGMVFSDRHYGGINYPKGGVGQIAQKLVAGLEKAGGEIQYKARVSQILLDGDRAVGVELASGKTYYAKRVISNATRWDTFEKLLPVSKMPRAERKWQQRYQKSPSFLSLHLGVQADVLPIGTECHHIVLEDWQNMTDSEGTLFVSIPTLLDPDLAPAGYNIVHAFTPSWVDDWQTLSSREYEQRKEAAAGRVIERLEKIFPGLDAGLDYMEVGTPRTHRRFLNRDDGTYGPIPQRRLRGLLGMPFNRTAIPGLYCVGDSTFPGQGLNAVAFSGFACAHRVAVDLGL
- a CDS encoding alpha/beta fold hydrolase; translation: MQVTSAATTSIPGKYWQWRGQSIYYVRAGQTSQHPPILLIHGFGASTDHWRKNVAGLSRDFEVWAVDLLGFGRSAKPKWQYSGDLWRDQLYDFIQEVIGQPVVLAGNSLGGYTSLCVAAQRKDAAAGLVLLNSAGPFNEDQPTAESEAVQSEIQPPKQSDFTQRFLQESAKWFFQQPLGRFLLFQYIRQPWVIRQTLEKVYLDKSAITDQLVEDIYRPACDPGAIDVFASIFSTPQGEKVDTLLRQLDCPLLLLWGEADPWMNARERSPKFRKYYPELKEYFLRAGHCPHDEVPEQVNSLLSEWVLTLKSSHS